The genomic DNA TCCTGCAACAGAATTCGGATTCGAGCGAGATGATACTTTCAATGGATTCACCATGATTCCTCCTTATTTTCCGATGATTATGGATTGAGCTGCTCCATACATCATCCTATGAAACGGAGGTTGTGTTTAGACGCGAATCACCCTTTGAACGGGCGGTCTTCGTTAATTGAAATACGCTCCATAGTTCGTGCTTTTCCAGTTTGATCATCCAACTCCACAAACAAGCCATTCAACTGCGCACGCCCCTTTTTAGGCACTTCAAAACGCACAGGTAAATTCGTACGGAAACGGTACAACACATCTTCTTTTTTCATACCCAAAATCTCGTCGTATGGGCCTGTCATCCCTGCATCTGTTAAGTACGCAGTACCGCCAGGTAAAATGCGATCATCTGCCGTCTGGACGTGCGTGTGCGTTCCTACGACGACTGAAGCCTTGCCATCTAGATGCCACCCCATCGCAATTTTTTCGCTCGTCGCTTCCGCATGAAAATCGACAAAAATTAGCGGAGAAACAGCCTGCGCTTCCGCAATCAACGCATCCGCCTTTTCAAAAGGATCTCCGTGCGGTGGTAAAAATGTACGACCATGCAAATTAATGACTGATAATGTCACGCCGTTACGTGATATCGTTGTCATCCCTTTACCAGGTGCTTCATCTGAAAAGTTTGCTGGACGAATGAGATAATCCGTCTCATCGATGAAATCATATATTTCTTTATGATCCCATGTGTGGTTGCCCATTGTAACCACATCGACACCCGCTCGTAGCAAATCATCGAAAATCGCTTTTGTAATCCCTCTACCTGAAGCAGCATTTTCTCCGTTCGCAATGACCACATCCGGGCTATATTTCCGCTTTAAACGTGGTAAATAGTCAAAAACCATATCCCGTCCTGGTGAACCTACAATATCGCCGATAAATAATACTTTCATAAATCCTTCACTCCAAATGAAAAAGAGCTCCCGGACCGAAGTACACGGAAGCCCTCTTTTTTTATTTTGCGTATTCAACCGCTCTTGTTTCGCGGATGACTGTTACTTTAATATGTCCTGGATAATCCAGTTCTTCCTCAATTCGTTTCCGAATATCCCTCGCCAGACGATGTGCTGTAATATCATCAATCTGATCAGGTCGAACGATAATGCGGACTTCGCGTCCCGCTTGAATTGCAAATGATTTTTCTACACCATCATATGATTCCGAAATTTCTTCAAGCTTTTGTAGCCTGCGAATATAGTTCTCAAGCGTTTCACTACGTGCACCCGGTCTTGCTGCTGATAAAGCATCCGCTGCCGCAACCAGTACCGCAATAACGGATGTTGCTTCCGTATCCCCATGATGGGATGCAATACTATTGATGACAACTGGATGTTCTTTGTACTTCGTTGCGAGTTCTACACCAATTTCAACGTGACTTCCTTCCACTTCATGGTCAATCGCTTTCCCAATATCATGAAGAAGTCCCGCACGTTTGGCGAGTGTTACATCTTCCCCTAGTTCAGCAGCTAACAGGCCTGCTAAATAAGCTACTTCTGTTGAGTGCTTCAAGACATTTTGTCCATAGCTTGTACGGAAACGCAGTCTTCCAAGGATTTTAATAAGATCTGGGTGTAAATTATGAACGCCGATATCGAACGTCGTCTGTTCCCCTGTTTCTCGGATCAGCTCGTCCACTTCTCTTCGTGACTTATCAACCATTTCTTCGATACGTGCAGGGTGAATTCGTCCATCCTGTACAAGTTTCTCAAGTGCTAGACGCGCTGTCTCTCTTCTTACAGGGTCAAAGCCTGATAAGATGACTGCTTCCGGCGTGTCATCGATAATCAAATCGATGCCTGTCAACGTTTCGAGTGTTCGAATGTTGCGCCCTTCACGGCCGATAATGCGCCCCTTCATTTCATCGTTCGGCAAGTTGACAACCGACACAGTCGTTTCTGTTACATGATCTGCTGCGAAACGCTGTACGGCTAGCGACAGAATTTCACGCGCTTTCTTTTCTGACTCTTCTTTGGCACGTTGTTCCGATTCTTTCATCCGGACGGCAATATCTGTAGAAAGTTCTTTCTCCACCTCATCCAAAATAAGGGCTCTTGCCTCTTCTCGTGTAAGGGAAGACACTCTTTCTAGTTCCGTCTGTTGAGCGGTAACAAGTTCTTCCGCCTTGCGTTCCATCTGTTCAATATGCTGTTGTCTTCCGGTTAGCGCCTCTTCTTTGCGCTCCAGACCTGCTTCTCTTTTGTTTAGAGCTTCATCCTTGCGGTCATGATTTTCCTCCCGTTGTAAAAGACGGTTTTCCTGCTTTTGCAGTTCCGTTCTTCTTTCCCGGATCTCTGTTTCCGCTTCAATTCTCAGTTTGTGAGTTTCATCCTTCGCTTCTAAAAGCGCCTCTTTCTTTAGCGCCTCTGCTTCACGCTTCGCATCTTCTACGATTTGTGCTGCGGAATGTTTGGCACCCGTCACTTTTGAATCATTCACGTTCTTAAGAACAAAATAGCTAACACCAGCACCGACGATCAGACCAAGCAAAACGGAGATGATAATATATCCTAACATCCAGGTCACCTCCTCTAGCCATTCTTTTCATTTTCAGTCGGCTCGTACATTCCATATAGAACATACTGCCCGTTTCAATTCATTATTGATGTGAGATTATACAATCTAATTGTATCTATGTCAAAATCACATGTCAAGGTTTCACTAGTCCCAAATATGCATTCTCATAGCCTAAATCTGTATTTCAGGAGTATTATCGTTCAGGAGCGGAAAAACTAGCGAGCGGGAGAGGTCCAAAAGGTTAAAAAACCAATCATTCCTCCTCAAAGGAATGACTGGTTTTTTTAGTAAACTCATTCTTTTTCGTCAAGCAATAATTCTAATTCTTCCTCTTCATCATCTGTGTCGTGACCTGCAATGACATAGTTCGCAC from Sporosarcina sp. FSL K6-1522 includes the following:
- the rny gene encoding ribonuclease Y codes for the protein MLGYIIISVLLGLIVGAGVSYFVLKNVNDSKVTGAKHSAAQIVEDAKREAEALKKEALLEAKDETHKLRIEAETEIRERRTELQKQENRLLQREENHDRKDEALNKREAGLERKEEALTGRQQHIEQMERKAEELVTAQQTELERVSSLTREEARALILDEVEKELSTDIAVRMKESEQRAKEESEKKAREILSLAVQRFAADHVTETTVSVVNLPNDEMKGRIIGREGRNIRTLETLTGIDLIIDDTPEAVILSGFDPVRRETARLALEKLVQDGRIHPARIEEMVDKSRREVDELIRETGEQTTFDIGVHNLHPDLIKILGRLRFRTSYGQNVLKHSTEVAYLAGLLAAELGEDVTLAKRAGLLHDIGKAIDHEVEGSHVEIGVELATKYKEHPVVINSIASHHGDTEATSVIAVLVAAADALSAARPGARSETLENYIRRLQKLEEISESYDGVEKSFAIQAGREVRIIVRPDQIDDITAHRLARDIRKRIEEELDYPGHIKVTVIRETRAVEYAK
- a CDS encoding TIGR00282 family metallophosphoesterase — encoded protein: MKVLFIGDIVGSPGRDMVFDYLPRLKRKYSPDVVIANGENAASGRGITKAIFDDLLRAGVDVVTMGNHTWDHKEIYDFIDETDYLIRPANFSDEAPGKGMTTISRNGVTLSVINLHGRTFLPPHGDPFEKADALIAEAQAVSPLIFVDFHAEATSEKIAMGWHLDGKASVVVGTHTHVQTADDRILPGGTAYLTDAGMTGPYDEILGMKKEDVLYRFRTNLPVRFEVPKKGRAQLNGLFVELDDQTGKARTMERISINEDRPFKG